A DNA window from Brassica napus cultivar Da-Ae chromosome A4, Da-Ae, whole genome shotgun sequence contains the following coding sequences:
- the LOC106431114 gene encoding cytochrome P450 98A3-like → MSWFLIAAATLAAVVSYKLIQRLRFKFPPGPRPKPIVGNLNDIKPVRFRCYYEWAQTYGPIISVWIGSILNVVVSSSELAKEVLKEHDQKLADRHRNRSTEAFSRNGQDLIWADYGPHYVKVRKVCTLELFTPKRLESLRPIREDEVTAMVESVFRDCNVPENKTKGLQLRKYLGAVAFNNITRLAFGKRFVNAEGVMDEQGLEFKAIVSNGLKLGASLSIAEHIPWLRWMFPADEKAFAKHGARRDLLTRAIMEEHTLARQKSSGAKQHFVDALLTLKDQYDLSEDTIIGLLWDMITAGMDTSAITAEWGMAEMIKNPRVQQKVQEEFDRVIGRDRVLTEPDFSRLPYLQCVVKESFRLHPPTPLMLPHRSNADVKIGGYDIPKGSNVHVNVWAVARDPSVWENPLEFRPERFLEEDVDMKGHDFRLLPFGAGRRVCPGAQLGINLVTSMMGHLLHHFVWTPPQGTKPEEIDMSENPGLVTYMRVPVQAVATPRLPSELYKRVPFDM, encoded by the exons ATGTCGTGGTTCCTTATAGCGGCGGCGACACTTGCCGCCGTCGTCTCTTACAAGCTGATTCAACGGCTGAGATTCAAGTTCCCACCAGGCCCACGTCCCAAGCCTATCGTCGGTAACCTCAACGACATAAAACCGGTCCGGTTCAGATGCTACTATGAGTGGGCTCAAACCTACGGACCAATCATATCGGTCTGGATTGGTTCTATCTTAAACGTGGTCGTATCTAGCTCCGAGCTAGCTAAAGAAGTCCTCAAAGAACACGACCAGAAACTCGCCGACCGGCACCGGAATAGATCGACGGAAGCATTCAGCCGCAACGGTCAGGATCTTATATGGGCTGATTATGGGCCACACTACGTGAAGGTGAGAAAAGTTTGCACGCTTGAGCTCTTCACACCTAAACGACTCGAGTCTCTTAGACCTATACGTGAAGATGAAGTCACTGCCATGGTTGAGTCCGTCTTCAGAGACTGTAACGTTCCTG AAAATAAAACGAAAGGATTACAACTGAGGAAGTACTTAGGAGCGGTTGCGTTCAACAACATAACGCGCCTAGCGTTCGGGAAGCGTTTTGTGAACGCAGAAGGTGTGATGGACGAGCAAGGGCTTGAGTTCAAGGCCATAGTATCCAACGGTCTGAAGCTAGGTGCTTCACTGTCGATAGCTGAACACATCCCCTGGCTCCGGTGGATGTTTCCGGCGGATGAGAAGGCGTTTGCTAAGCACGGAGCTCGTAGGGACCTCCTCACGCGAGCTATCATGGAGGAGCACACTTTGGCACGTCAAAAGTCTAGTGGAGCCAAACAGCATTTCGTTGATGCGTTGCTTACATTGAAGGATCAGTATGATCTTAGTGAAGACACCATCATTGGTCTATTATGG GATATGATCACGGCGGGGATGGACACGTCCGCTATAACAGCCGAATGGGGCATGGCGGAGATGATCAAGAATCCAAGAGTACAACAAAAAGTACAAGAAGAATTCGACCGTGTTATCGGACGTGACCGGGTCCTAACCGAGCCAGACTTCTCACGCTTACCCTACTTGCAATGCGTGGTTAAAGAATCCTTCAGACTCCACCCTCCAACGCCTCTGATGCTTCCTCACCGATCCAACGCAGACGTCAAGATAGGAGGCTACGACATTCCCAAAGGATCAAACGTCCATGTGAACGTCTGGGCGGTGGCTAGAGACCCATCCGTATGGGAAAACCCATTAGAGTTTAGACCAGAGAGGTTCTTGGAAGAAGATGTTGACATGAAAGGTCATGACTTTAGGCTGCTTCCCTTTGGAGCAGGAAGACGAGTCTGTCCCGGTGCACAACTTGGTATCAATCTGGTGACTTCGATGATGGGTCATTTGCTTCACCATTTCGTTTGGACACCGCCTCAAGGCACTAAACCAGAGGAGATTGACATGTCTGAAAACCCTGGACTCGTTACTTACATGCGTGTTCCTGTTCAAGCCGTTGCCACTCCTCGGTTGCCTTCTGAACTTTATAAACGTGTGCCTTTCGATATGTAA